The Puniceicoccales bacterium genome contains the following window.
CTAATTTTTATCTGTATGATTATCCGCACTTCTAAAAAATTTCACCTTGATAGCTACGATAATCATATAGATGGAAAACCTGTCGATGGCCTTGTCGCCGTTCTATGTACTATTTCTGGCACAGCTATAATTCTTTTAGCAGCTAGTTATATAATCCCATTGGTACATTTATTGGCATCTGAATCTAAAATTGCTGTATCGTTTATTGGATTTACATTACTTTCTCATATCCTGTGTATACCAACTATTATACCCATACTATTGTCCACATTAAAAGGGAAAAACGAAGTATCCATACGGGCAGCAATATATACAAGTGCGTGCAATGTATTGTTAGTCTATGGAATACAATTCGCAATTAATCAAAAAATTAATATATCAAAGCAATTGTACATGTCTGAAATGTCAGGCATGCTAATAATTTCATTGATCGGGGCATTTTTATCAAAGAACAACAATGTATCACGCAAAGGAAGTATAACGCTATTTTTAATATACCTGATCTTCATATGTGGTAATATCGCCGCACGCATCTAGCCAGGTATTGGTTTCTTATATCTATGTTCTTTTTCGACCAATTCAAAAAATATAGAGCATCCATCCAGGTTTAGCTCATTACGTAGACCGTTTTCCAGATATTTTTTGTAGTTATCTGACAGCCTTGAAGACTGGTTGCAAAATATCCTGAATCGGTATGGCAGAATTCCTGTCTGAACACAGTAGTAAACCTTAAACCTTCTGCCGGTCATAACCTGTGGCTGGTTGGCAACCATCAATTTTGAGATCATACGATTCAAAAATCCTGTCGATATATTTCTCGTTGCCCTTGCTTGGAGTATCAGGCATTCTTCAAGTATACTAGCCGTATTATATCCTGTTTTAGCCGAAACAAATATCACCTTTGATCCGGGTATAGCATGCAGCTCCGAGCCAATGGCTTTCTCAAATTTTGCTGTGAAATCATATAGGTCATCGTAGCCATCAATGCCATTATTTTTTGTTTTTGAAAAGCTATCCTGGGCCAAATCCCACTTATTGACCACAGGTATCAAAAGTTTACCAAGTTCTACCACCTGATGAGCCAATTTTTTGTCGTTTTTCGTGATGCCCTTTAGCGCATCTATCACCAGAAAAACCACATCGGATTCCTTTATTGATTTTTCAGTCCTGATCGATGAAAAATATTCCACCGGCGAATTAATCTTGCGGTTATCTCTTAGGCCAGCCGTGTCGAGCAATCTGAACTTCCCAGAGCCACTGTCTGAGTTGAAATCCATATCACAATACACCGAATCCCTCGTGGTTCCGGGAACATCGCTTACAATCATCCTCTTCTCGCCAAGCAATGCATTTACTATCGATGACTTGCCCACATTTGGGCCGCCGACAAAACATATCCTAGTCCTATTATCCTGCTCTTCTTTAGATTGGAAGGTAAAATCGGCCGTAGTATTTTCCACAATGGCAGATAATTCTTCTTCACCAAACCCATGCTCCGCGGAAACTGGGATAGGATCACCAAGGCCTAGATCATAAAACACATCTGCTAAATAGACATTGGCACTACGATCTATTTTATTTGCAATGACAAGGACTTTTTTCCCAGAAACACGCAGCTTTTCAGCGATTTCCCTGTCCAGTGGCAGGCAACCATCCAATGCATCCACAACAAAAAAAATCATATCGGCCAAGCTAATCGCCAGTTGTACCTGATTCTCGATTGAAGAAATCATCGGATCACTGGCATTGCTATCCGAGAAACATACACCGCCGGTATCCATCAACAGAATCCCATTAGCAATCTCATCGGTAATGATATCACGGGTCACACCTGGTTGATCGTGGACTATTGAGGTTCTTTTCTTGGTAAGCCT
Protein-coding sequences here:
- the der gene encoding ribosome biogenesis GTPase Der: MNPCFTIAIVGRPNVGKSRLFNRLTKKRTSIVHDQPGVTRDIITDEIANGILLMDTGGVCFSDSNASDPMISSIENQVQLAISLADMIFFVVDALDGCLPLDREIAEKLRVSGKKVLVIANKIDRSANVYLADVFYDLGLGDPIPVSAEHGFGEEELSAIVENTTADFTFQSKEEQDNRTRICFVGGPNVGKSSIVNALLGEKRMIVSDVPGTTRDSVYCDMDFNSDSGSGKFRLLDTAGLRDNRKINSPVEYFSSIRTEKSIKESDVVFLVIDALKGITKNDKKLAHQVVELGKLLIPVVNKWDLAQDSFSKTKNNGIDGYDDLYDFTAKFEKAIGSELHAIPGSKVIFVSAKTGYNTASILEECLILQARATRNISTGFLNRMISKLMVANQPQVMTGRRFKVYYCVQTGILPYRFRIFCNQSSRLSDNYKKYLENGLRNELNLDGCSIFFELVEKEHRYKKPIPG